The Aeromicrobium yanjiei DNA segment CAAGCTCGGCATCGACGGCGAGGACCGGCTCTCGGGCCACGGCGTCAGCTGGTGCGCGACGTGTGACGGCTTCTTCTTCCGTGAGCAGAACATCGTCGTCGTGGGCGGCGGCGACTCGGCGCTGGAGGAGGCCAACTTCCTGACCCGCTTCGCGTCCAAGGTCACCCTGGTGCACCGGCGCGACGAGCTGCGTGGCTCCAAGATCATGCAGGACCGCACGCTGGCCAACGACAAGATCGAGATCGCCTGGAACTCCGAGGTCGCCGAGATCATCGGCGAGGACAAGCTCGAGGCGCTCACGCTCCGCGACACGGTCACCGGCGAGACCCGCCGTCTCGACGCGACCGGCCTGTTCATCGCGATCGGCCACGATCCGCGCTCGGAGCTGCTCACCGGCCAGGTCGACCTCGACGACGAGGGCTACGTCCTGGTCGAGCCCGGCTCGACCGCGACCAACGTCCCGGGCGTGTTCGCCGCGGGCGATCTGGTCGACCACACCTACCGTCAGGCCATCACGGCTGCCGGCACCGGTTGCTCCGCTGCCCTCGACGCCGAGCGCTACCTCGCCGACCGCGACTCGGCCGGCGAGCCCGCGACCGACGTCGCCATGGCCCAGTGGGCCGACTGACCCCTCCTACCACCCGCTGAACTCCACCACAGACCTGAAGGAGCAACACATGGCTGAATCCACCCTTGCCGCCGTCACCGACGCGGACTTCGCGGACCGCGTCCTCAACGCCGAGGGCCCCGTCCTCGTCGACTTCTGGGCCAGCTGGTGCGCACCGTGCCGCCAGCTCGCCCCGATCCTGGAGGAGATCGCCGCCGAGAAGGGCGACAAGCTCACGATCGTGAAGATGGACGCCGACGCCAACCCGGTCACCCCCGCGCAGTTCCGGGTCACCGGTCTGCCGACCATGAACCTGTACTACAAGGGCGAGGTCGTCCGCTCGATCGTGGGCGTCCGCCCCAAGAGCGCGATCCTCAAGGAGCTCGAGGAGCACACCGCGTAGCTCGCAACCCCACCGAAGAAGCCCGGCCCACCGCAAGGTGAGCCGGGCTTCTTCATATCACCATGTCCCCAAAGCACTTTGTCGACTTGTCGGCCCAGCCCGTCCGCCGGATTCCCAGGAGCACCTGGGAATCTGTCACCCCTACCAGGGCGCAACAGAGGAGACGTGACGGATTCCTGTCAGATGCGATGCGGCCCACCGGCCGACGTCAATTTGTCGGCCGCACCCCGAGCTGCCGGATTCCCAGGAGAACCTGGGAATCTGTCACCCCTACCAAGGCGCAACAGAGGAGGGGTGACGGGATTCCTGTCAGATGGGCTGCGGCCCGCGGTGGCGCCGCTCTATCGATTTGTCGACTTGTCGCCTCGTCGATTTAGGACTTCGCGGGATCCATCATCGACACGATGCGCTCCAGGTCCTCCAGGGTCGCGAACTCGACCGTGATCTTGCCCTTGGAGCGGCCGAGATCGACCTTCACCCGGGTGTCGTAGCGCTCGGACAGGCGGCTCGCCAGGTCTGCCAGACGGGGGGCGGACACCTTGGGCGACTGCCGGGACGCAGGACGCTTCGGATCGTCCGGACCCACCGTGACGATCTCCTCCAGGGCACGGACCGAGAGGCCCTCCGCCACCACCCGGGTGGCCAGACGGTCCTGGATCTCCGGATTCGCGACGCTCACCAGGGCACGTGCGTGGCCCGCAGACAGCACGCCGGCTGCCACGCGACGCTGGACAGTGGGGGTGAGCTTGAGCAGGCGGAGCGTGTTGCTGATCTGCGGCCGGGAGCGACCGATCCGGTCGGCCAGCTCCTCGTGGGTGCACCCGAAGTCCTCCAGGAGCTGCTGGTA contains these protein-coding regions:
- a CDS encoding ParB/RepB/Spo0J family partition protein gives rise to the protein MSTRRGLGRGLESLIPSSSAEAKATGLQEIEGARFAEIPLDQIVPNPRQPRQVFDEDHMSELVHSIKEVGLLQPVVVREVAKDRYELIMGERRWRATGKAGLETIGAIVRDTSDEDLLRDALLENLHRSQLNPLEEASAYQQLLEDFGCTHEELADRIGRSRPQISNTLRLLKLTPTVQRRVAAGVLSAGHARALVSVANPEIQDRLATRVVAEGLSVRALEEIVTVGPDDPKRPASRQSPKVSAPRLADLASRLSERYDTRVKVDLGRSKGKITVEFATLEDLERIVSMMDPAKS
- the trxB gene encoding thioredoxin-disulfide reductase, which produces MTDTVRNLIIIGSGPSGYTAAIYAARANLEPLVFEGSVTAGGALMNTTDVENFPGYPDGIMGPDLMDKLRAQAERFGAELVSDDVTAVDLNGEIKTVTLGDGSTYRAKAVVLAMGSGYRKLGIDGEDRLSGHGVSWCATCDGFFFREQNIVVVGGGDSALEEANFLTRFASKVTLVHRRDELRGSKIMQDRTLANDKIEIAWNSEVAEIIGEDKLEALTLRDTVTGETRRLDATGLFIAIGHDPRSELLTGQVDLDDEGYVLVEPGSTATNVPGVFAAGDLVDHTYRQAITAAGTGCSAALDAERYLADRDSAGEPATDVAMAQWAD
- the trxA gene encoding thioredoxin, which encodes MAESTLAAVTDADFADRVLNAEGPVLVDFWASWCAPCRQLAPILEEIAAEKGDKLTIVKMDADANPVTPAQFRVTGLPTMNLYYKGEVVRSIVGVRPKSAILKELEEHTA